The following proteins are co-located in the Hypomesus transpacificus isolate Combined female chromosome 23, fHypTra1, whole genome shotgun sequence genome:
- the LOC124484944 gene encoding interferon alpha/beta receptor 1-like isoform X1 codes for MTPLLMLPWILQAHLVMCEVPAPLKVNLSSNHFVHLLTWQPGPASPKDVYYNVSVASLNRGNSWEPVAGCEHVVDTLLCNMTGSFPDRSEVYFCKVQAVLGQQVSPEAITDGFKPILDTHLDPPIVSLRACGRGLCVGLQPPVAGLEDVYESLGYALEVSFSSMETGQFSRKTKSLKEVILPDLAPGREYCVKVRIADNLEHWDSVYGSQECAHTLAIHTPDTEAAVGLCGLVVVGVVVVILLVHTEVLCLQTSLPQLLSNVKHHEKQLLTYPSSETLFSTVHVEALLPPPAETDDSSQSCEESEGEGEDGSGGKRGNYEVRPSASTMTNPLSSSSSSLSSSSISSSAQLLPCPIPGATAGQTSQSSYAPTEPECVRHQPDVPERQTEPAGTPDRPTPGTPDRQSSGTPDMQSSGTPDRPSSGTPDRKSSGTPDMQSSGTPDRPSPTRSGGGPLPACPLSGTGQSPEEAQCPPPSVDVRLKPRRAAETDRGTVEAGEPQEESGLDVNLLSVKLGGRWLEEGAEPKPGVIEEGAAVSSMTLGDWYCVEAEEEEQKECDGYMKR; via the exons ATGACTCCTCTGTTAATGCTACCCTGGATACTTCAGGCTCATCTAG TGATGTGTGAGGTTCCTGCCCCCTTGAAGGTGAACCTCTCCTCCAACCATTTTGTTCACCTTCTAACCTGGCAGCCCGGCCCTGCATCTCCCAAAGATGTGTACTACAATGTGTCCGTCGCCTCcttaaa CAGGGGGAACTCCTGGGAGCCTGTGGCAGGATGTGAGCATGTGGTGGACACCCTGCTGTGTAACATGACAGGATCCTTCCCAGACCGCTCTGAGGTCTACTTCTGCAAGGTCCAAGCGGTGCTGGGCCAGCAGGTCTCCCCCGAGGCCATTACTGACGGATTCAAGCCCATCCTGGACA CCCACCTGGACCCCCCCATAGTGAGCCTGCGAGCCTGTGGACGAggcctgtgtgtggggctgcagcCTCCGGTGGCCGGCCTGGAGGACGTGTACGAGTCTCTTGGCTACGCCCTCGAGGTGTCGTTTAGCAGCATGGAGACAGGCCAG TTTTCAAGGAAAACCAAGTCCCTAAAGGAGGTGATTCTGCCAGACCTGGCGCCCGGTAGAGAGTACTGTGTGAAGGTCCGCATCGCTGACAATTTGGAGCACTGGGACTCTGTCTACGGGTCACAGGAGTGTGCGCACACGTTGGCCATACACACCCCAG ACACGGAGGctgctgtggggctgtgtgggTTAGTGGTGGTAGGTGTTGTAGTAGTGATCCTGCTGGTCCACACCGAAGTGCTCTGTCTGCAGACCAGCCTGCCACAGCTGCTG AGCAATGTAAAGCATCATGAGAAACAGCTGCTGACATACCCGTCCTCAGAAACCCTGTTCTCCACCGTGCACGTCGAGGCATTGCTTCCGCCTCCTGCTGAGACAGACGATAGCAGTCAGAGCTgcgaggagagtgagggggagggggaggacggcagcgggggaaagagagggaactACGAGGTCAGGCCTAGCGCCTCAACCATGACaaaccccctctcttcctcctcctcctccctctcctcctcctcgattTCCTCCAGTGCTCAACTGCTGCCCTGCCCCATCCCTGGTGCCACGGCCGGCCAAACCAGCCAGTCCTCATACGCACCGACTGAACCAGAGTGTGTCCGTCACCAGCCTGACGTCCCCGAGCGGCAAACAGAGCCGGCCGGCACACCCGACAGGCCAACTCCTGGCACACCCGACAGGCAGTCTTCCGGCACACCCGACATGCAGTCTTCCGGCACACCCGACAGGCCGTCTTCCGGCACACCCGACAGGAAGTCTTCCGGCACACCCGACATGCAGTCTTCCGGCACACCCGACAGGCCGTCTCCCACGCGGTCCGGCGGCGGCCCGCTCCCCGCCTGTCCTCTCTCAGGGACGGGTCAGTCTCCAGAAGAGGCCCAGTGTCCCCCACCGAGTGTGGATGTCCGGTTGAAGCCCCGGCGGGCGGCAGAGACAGACCGGGGGACGGTGGAAGCTGGCGAGCCACAGGAGGAGAGCGGCCTGGATGTCAACCTGCTGTCTGTCAAGCTGGGGGGCCgctggctggaggagggcgCTGAACCCAAACCGGGGGTCATTGAGGAGGGGGCGGCCGTAAGCAGCATGACTTTAGGAGACTGGTACTGTGTCgaggcagaagaggaggaacagaaggaGTGCGATGGTTACATGAAGCGTTAA
- the LOC124484944 gene encoding interleukin-22 receptor subunit alpha-1-like isoform X2, producing MTPLLMLPWILQAHLVMCEVPAPLKVNLSSNHFVHLLTWQPGPASPKDVYYNVSVASLKGNSWEPVAGCEHVVDTLLCNMTGSFPDRSEVYFCKVQAVLGQQVSPEAITDGFKPILDTHLDPPIVSLRACGRGLCVGLQPPVAGLEDVYESLGYALEVSFSSMETGQFSRKTKSLKEVILPDLAPGREYCVKVRIADNLEHWDSVYGSQECAHTLAIHTPDTEAAVGLCGLVVVGVVVVILLVHTEVLCLQTSLPQLLSNVKHHEKQLLTYPSSETLFSTVHVEALLPPPAETDDSSQSCEESEGEGEDGSGGKRGNYEVRPSASTMTNPLSSSSSSLSSSSISSSAQLLPCPIPGATAGQTSQSSYAPTEPECVRHQPDVPERQTEPAGTPDRPTPGTPDRQSSGTPDMQSSGTPDRPSSGTPDRKSSGTPDMQSSGTPDRPSPTRSGGGPLPACPLSGTGQSPEEAQCPPPSVDVRLKPRRAAETDRGTVEAGEPQEESGLDVNLLSVKLGGRWLEEGAEPKPGVIEEGAAVSSMTLGDWYCVEAEEEEQKECDGYMKR from the exons ATGACTCCTCTGTTAATGCTACCCTGGATACTTCAGGCTCATCTAG TGATGTGTGAGGTTCCTGCCCCCTTGAAGGTGAACCTCTCCTCCAACCATTTTGTTCACCTTCTAACCTGGCAGCCCGGCCCTGCATCTCCCAAAGATGTGTACTACAATGTGTCCGTCGCCTCcttaaa GGGGAACTCCTGGGAGCCTGTGGCAGGATGTGAGCATGTGGTGGACACCCTGCTGTGTAACATGACAGGATCCTTCCCAGACCGCTCTGAGGTCTACTTCTGCAAGGTCCAAGCGGTGCTGGGCCAGCAGGTCTCCCCCGAGGCCATTACTGACGGATTCAAGCCCATCCTGGACA CCCACCTGGACCCCCCCATAGTGAGCCTGCGAGCCTGTGGACGAggcctgtgtgtggggctgcagcCTCCGGTGGCCGGCCTGGAGGACGTGTACGAGTCTCTTGGCTACGCCCTCGAGGTGTCGTTTAGCAGCATGGAGACAGGCCAG TTTTCAAGGAAAACCAAGTCCCTAAAGGAGGTGATTCTGCCAGACCTGGCGCCCGGTAGAGAGTACTGTGTGAAGGTCCGCATCGCTGACAATTTGGAGCACTGGGACTCTGTCTACGGGTCACAGGAGTGTGCGCACACGTTGGCCATACACACCCCAG ACACGGAGGctgctgtggggctgtgtgggTTAGTGGTGGTAGGTGTTGTAGTAGTGATCCTGCTGGTCCACACCGAAGTGCTCTGTCTGCAGACCAGCCTGCCACAGCTGCTG AGCAATGTAAAGCATCATGAGAAACAGCTGCTGACATACCCGTCCTCAGAAACCCTGTTCTCCACCGTGCACGTCGAGGCATTGCTTCCGCCTCCTGCTGAGACAGACGATAGCAGTCAGAGCTgcgaggagagtgagggggagggggaggacggcagcgggggaaagagagggaactACGAGGTCAGGCCTAGCGCCTCAACCATGACaaaccccctctcttcctcctcctcctccctctcctcctcctcgattTCCTCCAGTGCTCAACTGCTGCCCTGCCCCATCCCTGGTGCCACGGCCGGCCAAACCAGCCAGTCCTCATACGCACCGACTGAACCAGAGTGTGTCCGTCACCAGCCTGACGTCCCCGAGCGGCAAACAGAGCCGGCCGGCACACCCGACAGGCCAACTCCTGGCACACCCGACAGGCAGTCTTCCGGCACACCCGACATGCAGTCTTCCGGCACACCCGACAGGCCGTCTTCCGGCACACCCGACAGGAAGTCTTCCGGCACACCCGACATGCAGTCTTCCGGCACACCCGACAGGCCGTCTCCCACGCGGTCCGGCGGCGGCCCGCTCCCCGCCTGTCCTCTCTCAGGGACGGGTCAGTCTCCAGAAGAGGCCCAGTGTCCCCCACCGAGTGTGGATGTCCGGTTGAAGCCCCGGCGGGCGGCAGAGACAGACCGGGGGACGGTGGAAGCTGGCGAGCCACAGGAGGAGAGCGGCCTGGATGTCAACCTGCTGTCTGTCAAGCTGGGGGGCCgctggctggaggagggcgCTGAACCCAAACCGGGGGTCATTGAGGAGGGGGCGGCCGTAAGCAGCATGACTTTAGGAGACTGGTACTGTGTCgaggcagaagaggaggaacagaaggaGTGCGATGGTTACATGAAGCGTTAA
- the LOC124484945 gene encoding uncharacterized protein LOC124484945: MKYSLPTFYFLLPCSYALYILPAPLNVSVNSLDFHHNLRWVPGPETPQGTSYMMCRQQGKSKCKPVNLEPYTTDTLYVLKLEPFPTYTLSVWAVYNQTKSKKAQTVFTPFTDTVISPPNFTLTGCGNCTGLELEISPQPLPDMGHKFKNKTIQDLYGGQYSVLWKKAGDTKIMNDVEISKLKLELKDLEPGVKYCVQVRLVTNSNPKTRPSKWACAYTSVRQSHVPAILSGVTLTSVTLASVTLLVLGFGLVYTGFLCKLKAHLPRALLATLVHYYILTPERTIPDLVSIDSPPQELVKGIRTKPDPARTNPDLTTSDEEEEEEEDNSNHGYMDRPVGFRSDSNSGRESQDASGGEGVPLPDVARDSGGLSPDVEEVSVGGAALRSFTETEVKDYSVRAFLCLEHLATTTQHDMGGEDREGDKLEEAEMSGDVNLFSVTLGTIAIDKEEEEEVNQTTSPVDNLLSKQQPLLADVRINASLDNMGSQNEMQIHCPWTSSEYDRRDRRSGYLASHTGRMQTGSDDDEEEEECSGYMGR, from the exons ATGAAATATTCACTTCcaactttttattttttgttaccGTGTTCCTATG CTTTGTACAtactccctgctcctctcaatGTGTCCGTCAACTCACTTGACTTCCACCACAACCTCCGATGGGTTCCGGGCCCTGAAACGCCTCAGGGAACCAGCTATATGATGTGCAG GCAGCAGGGGAAAAGCAAATGCAAACCTGTGAATTTGGAGCCATACACCACAGATACTCTGTACGTTTTGAAATTGGAGCCGTTCCCCACATATACTCTGTCTGTTTGGGCAGTATACAATCAAACAAAGTCCAAGAAAGCCCAGACTGTTTTCACTCCCTTTACAGATA CTGTCATCAGTCCTCCAAATTTTACTTTGACCGGATGTGGAAACTGTACTGGCCTTGAACTTGAgatctctcctcagcctctcccaGATATGGGACATAAATTTAAGAATAAAACTATTCAGGACTTGTATGGAGGGCAATACTCCGTATTATGGAAGAAAGCTGGAGACACAAAG ATTATGAATGATGTAGAAATCTCCAAATTGAAGCTTGAACTAAAGGACTTGGAACCAGGTGTGAAATATTGTGTACAGGTGCGCCTGGTCACTAATAGCAATCCCAAAACACGTCCCTCGAAGTGGGCATGTGCTTATACCAGTGTGAGGCAGAGCCACg TGCCAGCTATTCTCTCGGGGGTTACACTGACCAGTGTTACCCTTGCCAGTGTAACCTTACTGGTCCTGGGGTTTGGTCTGGTGTACACCGGCTTCTTGTGTAAGCTGAAGGCCCATCTACCCAGAGCACTCCTG GCTACGCTAGTCCATTACTACATCCTCACCCCAGAGAGGACGATCCCAGACCTGGTCTCCATCGACTCGCCGCCACAGGAACTGGTGAAGGGCATCAGGACAAAACCGGACCCAGCCAGAACCAACCCAGACCTAACTACCTcagatgaagaggaagaagaggaggaggacaatagTAACCATGGCTACATGGATCGGCCTGTTGGGTTCCGCTCAGACTCAAACTCCGGTAGAGAATCCCAGGATGCGTCAGGAGGGGAAGGTGTGCCCCTTCCCGATGTTGCAAGGGATTCTGGGGGCTTGAGTCCTGATGTAGAGGAGGTGTCTGTAGGTGGGGCAGCGCTCAGAAGTTTCACTGAGACTGAGGTCAAAGATTATTCGGTGAGGGCCTTTCTCTGCCTCGAGCATTTagccacaacaacacaacatgacatggggggggaggacagggagggagacaaattGGAGGAGGCGGAAATGTCTGGCGACGTCAATCTGTTCTCCGTGACTCTGGGGACAATAGCGATAgataaagaagaggaggaggaggtgaatcAAACAACTTCTCCTGTGGACAATCTGTTATCAAAGCAGCAGCCTTTGCTTGCAGATGTCAGAATAAATGCAAGTCTAGACAATATGGGATCCCAGAATGAGATGCAGATACACTGCCCGTGGACGTCCTCTGAATATGATCGACGGGACAGGCGCTCTGGGTACCTTGCTTCTCACACAGGAAGAATGCAGACaggtagtgatgatgatgaggaagaggaggaatgtTCAGGTTACATGGGGCGTTGA
- the LOC124484947 gene encoding uncharacterized protein C21orf62-like, translating into MSLSRTSPWLRPPVLLQCLLGTLWTLLLPFPVTPTTGPTPAPPSNSTLLFDTGAPGNSLRNCSCSTAIQDCSEALANLQCDCHTVQRSALPPGGLRVTGGLTVWVRQPWVLQELLNGSEVSDLRLSSCGPGPLLSQHLAVFGLRRLRVHSSAQGAPHRDQGLSLASGAGVDVGGSFSSADPPPPSSVLQVSIVDVAVLNGLSALKAYSVAGPTLSSLSQHLPFLSLPPPPSTPNHPLPSDPQHKWVLTFIY; encoded by the coding sequence ATGTCTCTTAGCAGGACCTCCCCTTGGCTCCGCCCACCTGTTTTGTTGCAGTGCCTGTTGGGAACGCTGTGGActctgctcctccccttccccgtcACTCCGACGACAGGCCCCACCCCTGCCCCGCCCTCCAACAGCACCCTGCTCTTTGACACCGGTGCCCCCGGCAACAGCCTGCGCAACTGCAGCTGCTCAACCGCCATCCAAGACTGCAGCGAGGCTCTGGCCAACCTGCAGTGCGACTGCCACACGGTCCAGCGCTCAGCACTGCCCCCCGGAGGCCTGAGGGTGACGGGGGGCCTGACCGTGTGGGTGCGCCAGCCCTGGGTCCTCCAGGAGCTGCTGAACGGGAGCGAGGTGTCCGACCTGCGCCTGTCCTCTTGTGGCCCTGGGCCCCTGCTCTCGCAGCACCTGGCTGTGTTCGGCCTCCGGAGGCTGAGGGTCCACAGCTCTGCCCAGGGGGCGCCACACCGCGACCAGGGGCTGAGCCTCGCCTCCGGAGCCGGGGTAGACGTCGGGGGGTCCTTCTCCTCAGCTgatcccccgcccccctcctccgtgCTCCAGGTGTCCATTGTGGATGTGGCGGTGCTGAACGGGCTCTCAGCCCTGAAGGCGTACAGCGTGGCTGGGCCCACCCTGTCCAGCCTCTCCCAGCATCTCCCTTTCCtgtccctgcctccacccccttccACCCCAAACCACCCCCTACCCTCAGACCCACAGCATAAATGGGTCCTCACCTTCATTTACTAA
- the LOC124485773 gene encoding CD276 antigen homolog isoform X1 has protein sequence MKMGMTSFSHSFKSWLSCLCRYSGLEATTGVKTYLFGLSPLQVEMGHHLRFIFLVCLGLTVGWTHQINVTVDHSILLPCQVKFSTRPINLKNLYVYWQDNNEKVLFHYDEGKVLSENQNNLYKNRITASENNLAFGNISIKMERLTIQDNSKTVCAYYKEKIGEQNLVKCVCKSTIFVSVPFLKPELSVNNTAMLASCTTRGGFPQPELTWNHTFQNTSNNRIMKRSEAGNTIRTVEQNGTYLVESAVTVTGSLSVTCRVTNPTSKQIVSNTINFNEAHGTSKTWIIVGGVIVLVVIVGVIMACKYRYMISPCTNTGHDGRAAGGVNGVDGGGGQPVENLNLMEITPLRRRGNGDIPD, from the exons ATGAAAATGGGCATGACGTCTTTCAGTCATTCATTCAAAAGCTGGCTTTCTTGTTTGTGTCGGTACAGCGGTCTTGAGGCGACAACAGGAGTGAAGACCTACCTCTTCGG TCTGTCTCCCTTGCAGGTTGAAATGGGACACCATCTTAGGTTTATTTTTCTTGTTTGTCTTGGACTCACAG TTGGATGGACACATCAAATCAATGTAACAGTTGATCATTCCATACTCCTACCCTGTCAGGTCAAATTTTCCACGCGTCCCATTAATCTAAAAAACCTCTATGTATATTGGCAAGATAATAATGAAAAAGTTTTGTTTCATTATGATGAGGGAAAGGTGCTCTCCGAAAACCAAAATAATTTGTATAAAAATCGCATCACGGCCTCGGAAAATAACCTTGCCTTTGGAAACATCTCCATAAAAATGGAGCGTTTAACAATCCAAGACAATAGTAAGACTGTCTGTGCTTACTATAAAGAAAAGATAGGTGAACAGAACCTGGTGAAATGCGTGTGCAAAAGCACCATATTTGTGTCAG TACCTTTCCTAAAGCCGGAACTCAGCGTGAACAACACAGCCATGTTGGCTAGCTGCACGACCCGGGGTGGGTTCCCCCAGCCGGAGCTCACGTGGAACCATACATTCCAGAACACCTCCAACAACAGAATTATGAAACGTTCTGAGGCTGGAAACACCATTCGAACAGTCGAACAGAACGGGACCTACCTCGTGGAAAGTGCGGTCACAGTAACAGGAAGTCTGTCGGTAACCTGCCGTGTCACCAACCCCACTTCAAAGCAGATCGTGTCCAACACCATTAATTTCA ATGAGGCACATGGCACATCCAAAACCTGGATTATTGTTGGAGGTGTTATTGTCCTAGTTGTTATTGTGGGAGTCATCATGGCTTGTAAATATC GCTACATGATTTCTCCATGTACCAATACGGGTCATGATGGTAGAGCCGCTGGTGGTGTTAATGGTGTAGATGGGGGTGGTGGTCAGCCGGTCGAGAACCTGAATCTGATGGAGATTACGCCGCTACGGAGGCGAGGCAACGGTGACATTCCAGACTGA
- the LOC124485773 gene encoding CD276 antigen homolog isoform X2 produces the protein MKMGMTSFSHSFKSWLSCLCRYSGLEATTGVKTYLFGLSPLQVEMGHHLRFIFLVCLGLTVGWTHQINVTVDHSILLPCQVKFSTRPINLKNLYVYWQDNNEKVLFHYDEGKVLSENQNNLYKNRITASENNLAFGNISIKMERLTIQDNSKTVCAYYKEKIGEQNLVKCVCKSTIFVSVPFLKPELSVNNTAMLASCTTRGGFPQPELTWNHTFQNTSNNRIMKRSEAGNTIRTVEQNGTYLVESAVTVTGSLSVTCRVTNPTSKQIVSNTINFSYMISPCTNTGHDGRAAGGVNGVDGGGGQPVENLNLMEITPLRRRGNGDIPD, from the exons ATGAAAATGGGCATGACGTCTTTCAGTCATTCATTCAAAAGCTGGCTTTCTTGTTTGTGTCGGTACAGCGGTCTTGAGGCGACAACAGGAGTGAAGACCTACCTCTTCGG TCTGTCTCCCTTGCAGGTTGAAATGGGACACCATCTTAGGTTTATTTTTCTTGTTTGTCTTGGACTCACAG TTGGATGGACACATCAAATCAATGTAACAGTTGATCATTCCATACTCCTACCCTGTCAGGTCAAATTTTCCACGCGTCCCATTAATCTAAAAAACCTCTATGTATATTGGCAAGATAATAATGAAAAAGTTTTGTTTCATTATGATGAGGGAAAGGTGCTCTCCGAAAACCAAAATAATTTGTATAAAAATCGCATCACGGCCTCGGAAAATAACCTTGCCTTTGGAAACATCTCCATAAAAATGGAGCGTTTAACAATCCAAGACAATAGTAAGACTGTCTGTGCTTACTATAAAGAAAAGATAGGTGAACAGAACCTGGTGAAATGCGTGTGCAAAAGCACCATATTTGTGTCAG TACCTTTCCTAAAGCCGGAACTCAGCGTGAACAACACAGCCATGTTGGCTAGCTGCACGACCCGGGGTGGGTTCCCCCAGCCGGAGCTCACGTGGAACCATACATTCCAGAACACCTCCAACAACAGAATTATGAAACGTTCTGAGGCTGGAAACACCATTCGAACAGTCGAACAGAACGGGACCTACCTCGTGGAAAGTGCGGTCACAGTAACAGGAAGTCTGTCGGTAACCTGCCGTGTCACCAACCCCACTTCAAAGCAGATCGTGTCCAACACCATTAATTTCA GCTACATGATTTCTCCATGTACCAATACGGGTCATGATGGTAGAGCCGCTGGTGGTGTTAATGGTGTAGATGGGGGTGGTGGTCAGCCGGTCGAGAACCTGAATCTGATGGAGATTACGCCGCTACGGAGGCGAGGCAACGGTGACATTCCAGACTGA
- the LOC124485773 gene encoding CD276 antigen homolog isoform X3, giving the protein MGHHLRFIFLVCLGLTVGWTHQINVTVDHSILLPCQVKFSTRPINLKNLYVYWQDNNEKVLFHYDEGKVLSENQNNLYKNRITASENNLAFGNISIKMERLTIQDNSKTVCAYYKEKIGEQNLVKCVCKSTIFVSVPFLKPELSVNNTAMLASCTTRGGFPQPELTWNHTFQNTSNNRIMKRSEAGNTIRTVEQNGTYLVESAVTVTGSLSVTCRVTNPTSKQIVSNTINFNEAHGTSKTWIIVGGVIVLVVIVGVIMACKYRYMISPCTNTGHDGRAAGGVNGVDGGGGQPVENLNLMEITPLRRRGNGDIPD; this is encoded by the exons ATGGGACACCATCTTAGGTTTATTTTTCTTGTTTGTCTTGGACTCACAG TTGGATGGACACATCAAATCAATGTAACAGTTGATCATTCCATACTCCTACCCTGTCAGGTCAAATTTTCCACGCGTCCCATTAATCTAAAAAACCTCTATGTATATTGGCAAGATAATAATGAAAAAGTTTTGTTTCATTATGATGAGGGAAAGGTGCTCTCCGAAAACCAAAATAATTTGTATAAAAATCGCATCACGGCCTCGGAAAATAACCTTGCCTTTGGAAACATCTCCATAAAAATGGAGCGTTTAACAATCCAAGACAATAGTAAGACTGTCTGTGCTTACTATAAAGAAAAGATAGGTGAACAGAACCTGGTGAAATGCGTGTGCAAAAGCACCATATTTGTGTCAG TACCTTTCCTAAAGCCGGAACTCAGCGTGAACAACACAGCCATGTTGGCTAGCTGCACGACCCGGGGTGGGTTCCCCCAGCCGGAGCTCACGTGGAACCATACATTCCAGAACACCTCCAACAACAGAATTATGAAACGTTCTGAGGCTGGAAACACCATTCGAACAGTCGAACAGAACGGGACCTACCTCGTGGAAAGTGCGGTCACAGTAACAGGAAGTCTGTCGGTAACCTGCCGTGTCACCAACCCCACTTCAAAGCAGATCGTGTCCAACACCATTAATTTCA ATGAGGCACATGGCACATCCAAAACCTGGATTATTGTTGGAGGTGTTATTGTCCTAGTTGTTATTGTGGGAGTCATCATGGCTTGTAAATATC GCTACATGATTTCTCCATGTACCAATACGGGTCATGATGGTAGAGCCGCTGGTGGTGTTAATGGTGTAGATGGGGGTGGTGGTCAGCCGGTCGAGAACCTGAATCTGATGGAGATTACGCCGCTACGGAGGCGAGGCAACGGTGACATTCCAGACTGA